A window from Pyrococcus kukulkanii encodes these proteins:
- a CDS encoding TIGR00153 family protein: MFGGKENDVFTKIEHHLNAVEETLEKFREMFHAYLDMDIQKAENLLKEVERNEGKADDLRREIELMLYAGAFIPANRGDYIRLSELIDNIADAAESAAHTLIFAKPNVPKNLREDLLKLVSESLKTFEYLKLSTLALEKDVDKALNLAKETEIQEEKADEIEYEVLRKIFSDKDISTYAKLIWNQVITKIGDIADRAEDASDHIMLMAVKRR, translated from the coding sequence ATGTTCGGTGGGAAGGAAAATGATGTGTTTACTAAGATTGAACACCACTTAAACGCAGTTGAAGAAACATTGGAAAAATTTAGAGAAATGTTCCATGCCTACTTAGACATGGATATCCAAAAAGCTGAAAATCTACTTAAAGAGGTCGAGAGAAATGAAGGAAAGGCAGATGACCTTAGGAGAGAGATTGAATTAATGCTGTATGCTGGAGCATTTATCCCAGCCAATAGAGGAGATTATATAAGGCTTAGCGAACTTATAGATAATATAGCAGACGCCGCAGAAAGTGCAGCTCACACTCTAATTTTTGCCAAACCAAATGTTCCTAAAAATCTTAGAGAAGACCTTCTCAAGCTTGTTAGTGAATCGCTCAAAACATTTGAATATTTAAAACTCTCAACCCTAGCCCTTGAAAAAGATGTGGACAAAGCATTAAACTTAGCAAAAGAGACTGAGATACAAGAAGAAAAAGCTGACGAAATCGAATATGAAGTACTTAGGAAAATTTTCTCAGACAAAGACATTTCAACATACGCAAAGCTTATCTGGAACCAAGTAATCACAAAGATTGGTGACATTGCCGATAGGGCTGAGGATGCATCCGACCATATAATGTTGATGGCAGTTAAAAGGAGGTGA